A portion of the Streptomyces sp. YPW6 genome contains these proteins:
- a CDS encoding tetratricopeptide repeat protein: MRAKITYIVTAAVLVFYFFLVGSRGVMLIRHGTPVTVTFGVAVLVLPVIGVWFLWKNTQFVRRANALAAELDAEGGLPVDDLPRTPSGRIERDAADAVFTQRREETEDAPDDWRTWFRLAVAYQDARDTPRARKAMQRAIALHRSAPAAAPTGPSGA, encoded by the coding sequence ATGCGCGCAAAGATCACCTACATCGTCACGGCCGCCGTCCTGGTCTTCTACTTCTTCCTGGTCGGCAGCCGCGGCGTCATGCTCATCCGGCACGGCACACCGGTCACCGTCACCTTCGGCGTCGCCGTGCTGGTCCTGCCGGTGATCGGCGTCTGGTTCCTGTGGAAGAACACCCAGTTCGTCCGCCGCGCCAACGCACTCGCCGCCGAGCTGGACGCCGAGGGCGGCCTCCCGGTCGACGACCTGCCCCGCACCCCGTCGGGGCGCATCGAGCGGGACGCCGCCGACGCGGTCTTCACCCAGCGCCGCGAGGAGACCGAGGACGCCCCGGACGACTGGCGCACCTGGTTCAGGCTGGCGGTCGCCTACCAGGACGCGCGGGACACTCCGAGAGCACGCAAGGCCATGCAGCGAGCCATCGCCCTGCACAGGTCCGCCCCGGCGGCCGCTCCCACCGGCCCGTCCGGCGCCTGA
- the dapB gene encoding 4-hydroxy-tetrahydrodipicolinate reductase, with protein sequence MSKLRVAVLGAQGRIGSEAVRAVEAAEDLELVAALGRGDKLEALAEAGAQVAVELTTPASVMGNLDFCVRHGIHAVVGTTGWTDERLAQLNSLLDDSPETGVLIAPNFSIGAVLTMKFAERAARYFESVEVVELHHPNKADAPSGTATRTAQLIAAARAEAGSAPQPDATVTALDGARGADVDGVPVHAIRLRGLLAHQEVLLGGEGETLTIRHDSLHHSSFMPGILLGVRRVVTTPGLTFGLEHFLDLD encoded by the coding sequence ATGAGCAAGCTGCGCGTAGCCGTTCTCGGCGCTCAGGGCCGGATCGGCTCCGAGGCCGTACGGGCCGTCGAGGCCGCCGAGGACCTGGAGCTGGTGGCGGCCCTGGGCCGCGGCGACAAGCTGGAGGCCCTCGCCGAGGCGGGCGCCCAGGTCGCCGTCGAGCTGACCACCCCCGCATCGGTGATGGGCAACCTCGATTTCTGCGTCCGGCACGGCATCCATGCCGTCGTCGGCACCACGGGCTGGACCGACGAACGGCTCGCGCAGCTGAACAGCCTGCTGGACGACTCCCCGGAGACCGGCGTCCTCATCGCCCCGAACTTCTCCATCGGCGCGGTCCTGACCATGAAGTTCGCGGAGCGGGCCGCCCGCTACTTCGAATCCGTCGAGGTCGTCGAGCTCCACCACCCCAACAAGGCCGACGCCCCCTCCGGCACCGCCACCCGCACCGCCCAGCTCATCGCGGCGGCCCGCGCCGAGGCGGGCAGCGCCCCCCAGCCGGACGCCACCGTCACCGCCCTGGACGGGGCCCGCGGCGCCGACGTCGACGGAGTCCCGGTCCACGCGATCCGGCTGCGTGGCCTGCTGGCCCACCAGGAAGTGCTGCTCGGCGGCGAGGGCGAGACCCTCACCATCCGCCACGACTCCCTCCACCACAGCAGCTTCATGCCGGGCATCCTGCTCGGCGTCCGCCGCGTGGTGACCACTCCCGGCCTCACGTTCGGCCTGGAACACTTCCTCGACCTGGACTGA